One window of Marmota flaviventris isolate mMarFla1 chromosome 5, mMarFla1.hap1, whole genome shotgun sequence genomic DNA carries:
- the Tmed7 gene encoding transmembrane emp24 domain-containing protein 7 → MPRPGSAQRWAAAAGRWGCWLLALLLLLVTGPGGASEITFELPDNAKQCFYEDIAQGTKCTLEFQVITGGHYDVDCRLEDPDGKVLYKEMKKQYDSFTFTASKNGTYKFCFSNEFSTFTHKTVYFDFQVGEDPPLFPSENRVSALTQMESACVSIHEALKSVIDYQTHFRLREAQGRSRAEDLNTRVAYWSVGEALILLVVSIGQVFLLKSFFSDKRTTTTRVGS, encoded by the exons ATGCCACGGCCGGGGTCTGCGCAACGCTGGGCGGCTGCCGCGGGCCGTTGGGGCTGCTGGCTTCTCGCGCTGCTACTGCTGCTGGTTACGGGGCCCGGCGGCGCCTCCGAAATTACCTTCGAGCTGCCGGACAACGCCAAGCAGTGCTTCTACGAGGACATAGCACAGGGCACCAAGTGCACCCTCGAGTTCCAG gTGATTACTGGCGGTCATTATGATGTAGATTGTCGATTAGAAGATCCTGATGGTAAAGTGTTATACAAAGAGATGAAGAAACAGTATGATAGTTTCACCTTTACAGCTTCCAAAAATGGAACATATAAGTTTTGCTTCAGCAATGAATTTTCTACTTTCACACATAAAACCGtatattttgattttcaagtTGGAGAAGACCCACCTTTGTTTCCTAGTGAGAACCGAGTCAGTGCTCTTACCCAG aTGGAGTCTGCCTGTGTTTCCATTCATGAAGCTCTCAAGTCTGTCATTGACTATCAGACTCATTTCCGATTGAGAGAAGCTCAAGGCCGAAGTCGAGCAGAAGATCTAAATACAAGAGTGGCCTATTGGTCAGTAGGGGAAGCCCTCATTCTTCTGGTGGTTAGCATAGGGCAGGTATTTCTTctgaaaagctttttctcagaTAAAAGAACCACCACAACTCGTGTTGGATCATAA